Within Balnearium lithotrophicum, the genomic segment AACTTTTACAACTTCGTTAGGCCTCATCAAGGTCTTGGTTATAAGACTCCAGTAGAGAAGTTTGAGGAATATATTAAAAAACTCCAGGGTGTCCACCATGTATTGAACGAGAACACCCCTGAGAAAGCAGACTTTAAGGGGAGAACCGTTCTCCACTATGCAGTTGAATCGGAGAACCTTACTCTCGTTAAGCAGTTCTACTTTCTAAAGGACATCCCCGACAAGGAGGGAGTTTATCCGATTCACATAGCCGTAGAGAAGGGAAGTTACGAAATTGTCTCCTTCCTTCTTGAAGTTGGAGCATCTCCAAATGTGAAGGACAAACTCGGAAAAACTCCTCTTCACTATGCAGCTGTCTTAGGGGACCTTAAGATTTCAAAACTTCTTGTTGAAAAAGGGGCAAATCCCTTAGAGCAGGACAAGTTGGGTAAAACCCCACTACACTACGCCCTTGCAAACGAATACAGAGAGCTCTTTGATTTCCTACTATCCCACGTCGAAAATGTCGATTTTAGGGACGTAGAGGGAAAGACCCTTCTCCACGAAGCTGCCGCTCTAAACGAACCGTCTCTGGTCAACTACCTTATTGAGGAGAAGGGATTCAATCCCAATACAGTGGATAAGGAGGGCAGGACGCCGTTACACTATGCGGCAATGAAAGGCTCAACCGAGGCTGCCGAGGTATTGATAAAACACGGGGCTGATATTGATGCCAGGGATAAGTTTGGTGGAGCTCCAATCCACTACGCAGCCGCCAACAATGCTGTTAATGTAATGGAGCTTCTTCTGAATCTCGGTGCAAATATAGAGGAGAGGAACAATTTTGGAAGGACTCCCCTTGCCTATGCGGTTATAAATGGGGCTGAAAAGTCTATAGAGTATTTGATACAGAAAGGGGCAAATGTAGATGTAAAGGATAACTCAGGAAAAACTCTCCTTCACTATGCAGTTGAAAAGGGAGATGTGGAACTAACAGGGAAACTCTGTAGGGCAGGAGCTGACCCAAACGTTACAGATGAAACCGGAGTAGCCCCAATTCATGTCGCAGCTGAGTTTAACCAGCCTAAGATAGTAGAGGCCCTTTTAGAGTGTAATGCAGACATCAACATACCTGATAAAAACGGCAGAACTCCTCTCCACTATGCAGCAATGAAAAATTCAACCGAAACTGCCGAGGTTCTGATAAAACACGGGGCCGATATCGATGCTAGGGATAAGTTTGGTGGAGCTCCAATCCACTACGCAGCTGCCAACAACGCTGTT encodes:
- a CDS encoding ankyrin repeat domain-containing protein, translating into NFYNFVRPHQGLGYKTPVEKFEEYIKKLQGVHHVLNENTPEKADFKGRTVLHYAVESENLTLVKQFYFLKDIPDKEGVYPIHIAVEKGSYEIVSFLLEVGASPNVKDKLGKTPLHYAAVLGDLKISKLLVEKGANPLEQDKLGKTPLHYALANEYRELFDFLLSHVENVDFRDVEGKTLLHEAAALNEPSLVNYLIEEKGFNPNTVDKEGRTPLHYAAMKGSTEAAEVLIKHGADIDARDKFGGAPIHYAAANNAVNVMELLLNLGANIEERNNFGRTPLAYAVINGAEKSIEYLIQKGANVDVKDNSGKTLLHYAVEKGDVELTGKLCRAGADPNVTDETGVAPIHVAAEFNQPKIVEALLECNADINIPDKNGRTPLHYAAMKNSTETAEVLIKHGADIDARDKFGGAPIHYAAANNAVDILKLLVENGGSPEVRNEYGKTPLHYAAIKGALEAVKFLIETDADVNVKDNTGKTPLHYAVESRNPALVKLLLESGADPEVRDNNKETPLELAVKLDAVEILKVFHDKGVNFNIKGEKGETLLHTAALNGSMGSIQFLIDVAGLDVNSRDDFGRTPLIMTTKKDRIDVAKLLIEKGAQKIKDNYGKNPLHFCSIYNAKNVASLLVELGEDVKEKDFVGKTPLHYAAVSNSSDVAEILLKAGANPLEKDKTGRTPLDEAVDSKKFKVLKVIANYLPDNIESD